A genomic stretch from Cellulomonas sp. KRMCY2 includes:
- a CDS encoding enoyl-CoA hydratase → MTGTVELRREDGVAWVRLTNPGKRNAFTWGMYDELERVTAALAADEELRAVFIRGTPEDGFAAGTEIDQFADFRTGEDGMAYERRVARVLQSLADVAVPVVSLVEGAAVGAGLAVAVWSDVVVAERTAVFGAPIARTLGNCLPAELVRRMRDRLGPPVADTMLLTAALVPAGSLTSGGFVSEVVEPGGLDGAAQRLATQLRRAAPRTVRALKATSRRLDATRPTADNDDLIRACYGSADFAEGVRAFLAHEHPVWTGR, encoded by the coding sequence ATGACCGGCACCGTCGAGCTGCGCCGCGAGGACGGCGTGGCCTGGGTCCGCCTGACCAACCCCGGCAAGCGCAACGCGTTCACGTGGGGCATGTACGACGAGCTCGAGCGCGTCACCGCAGCCCTCGCCGCGGACGAGGAGCTGCGTGCGGTGTTCATCCGTGGCACGCCTGAGGACGGGTTCGCCGCCGGGACGGAGATCGACCAGTTCGCCGACTTCCGCACCGGCGAGGACGGGATGGCCTACGAACGGCGCGTCGCCCGGGTCCTGCAATCGCTCGCGGACGTGGCGGTCCCGGTGGTCTCGCTGGTCGAGGGCGCTGCGGTCGGTGCGGGCCTCGCCGTCGCCGTCTGGAGCGACGTCGTCGTCGCCGAGCGCACCGCGGTGTTCGGCGCCCCGATCGCCCGGACGCTCGGCAACTGCCTGCCGGCCGAGCTCGTTCGCCGGATGCGCGACCGCCTCGGCCCCCCGGTCGCCGACACCATGCTCCTCACCGCCGCGCTCGTCCCCGCCGGAAGCCTCACGAGCGGCGGCTTCGTGTCCGAGGTCGTCGAGCCCGGCGGCCTCGACGGGGCGGCTCAGCGGCTCGCCACGCAGCTGCGACGGGCCGCCCCGCGGACCGTCCGCGCGCTGAAGGCCACCAGCCGGCGCCTCGACGCCACCCGCCCCACCGCCGACAACGACGACCTGATCCGCGCGTGCTACGGCAGCGCGGACTTCGCCGAAGGAGTACGAGCATTCCTGGCACACGAGCACCCGGTCTGGACCGGGCGATGA
- a CDS encoding amidohydrolase: MRVVDAHQHFWVSDAQEQPWRTDAHGALERDFSPQDLDAELDAAGVDATVLMQSVDEPAENDRLVAYARHDRVAGVVSWLPLHDTAVARAELDRVTIDKHCGVRCLIGRDPLEWLTEPPALDLLRTIAARSLVWDVVPVTAEQTRQVTALARAVPALQIVVDHLGRPPVDELGWEPWASHVAELARCPNVAIKVSVGIDALTAWTSWSAPHLARYVGHVIEQFGPQRILVASNWPVVLLRASYAEAWNDLRGLVAAHVGEGEALSAAMGGSAVRWYGLERVGTGVGR, encoded by the coding sequence ATGAGGGTCGTCGACGCCCACCAGCATTTCTGGGTCAGCGACGCGCAGGAGCAGCCCTGGCGGACCGACGCCCACGGCGCCCTCGAGCGCGACTTCAGCCCGCAGGACCTCGATGCCGAGCTCGACGCGGCCGGCGTGGACGCCACCGTCCTCATGCAGTCGGTGGACGAGCCGGCAGAGAACGACCGGCTGGTGGCCTACGCCCGTCACGACCGCGTCGCCGGCGTCGTCTCCTGGCTCCCTCTGCACGACACGGCCGTCGCGCGGGCCGAGCTCGACCGCGTCACGATCGACAAGCACTGCGGCGTCCGCTGCCTCATCGGCCGGGACCCGCTGGAGTGGCTCACCGAACCGCCTGCCCTCGACCTGCTGCGCACGATCGCCGCCCGCAGCCTCGTGTGGGACGTCGTGCCGGTCACCGCGGAGCAGACCCGGCAGGTGACGGCCCTCGCCCGGGCGGTCCCTGCGCTCCAGATTGTCGTCGATCACCTGGGTCGGCCGCCGGTGGACGAGCTCGGCTGGGAGCCGTGGGCCTCGCATGTCGCCGAACTCGCCCGGTGCCCGAACGTCGCGATCAAGGTCTCGGTCGGCATCGACGCGCTGACGGCGTGGACGTCGTGGAGCGCACCACACCTGGCCCGCTACGTCGGCCATGTCATCGAGCAGTTCGGTCCGCAGCGCATCCTCGTCGCGAGCAACTGGCCCGTGGTCCTCCTGCGCGCCAGCTACGCCGAGGCCTGGAACGACCTGCGCGGCCTCGTCGCTGCGCACGTGGGTGAGGGCGAGGCGCTCTCGGCGGCGATGGGCGGCAGTGCCGTCCGCTGGTACGGGCTCGAGCGGGTGGGCACGGGGGTGGGCAGGTGA
- a CDS encoding C-terminal binding protein — MTDVVVTDQTFGGVERERALVDRLGLTFADYQVRTAGEAAEVLARARVAFVNFAPMTEDVLRVLAPGAVVIRYGIGYDNVDIEAARRLGVRVCNVPDYGAETVADHTVSMLLSLLRRLPALDTAMRAGSSVNPSVAGVIRGFDQTVVGLVGTGRIGAAVVRRLLPFGFRVVAYDPYVPADRIADLGAHAVGLPELYSVSHAVSLHVPLSPATKHLLDAGALDAMRDDAVLVNTARGGLVDQAALIHALQRSAIAGAALDVVEVEPLEADSPLRSMRNVLLSPHAAFYSESSLAALQRLATEEAERALTGAPLRCEVS; from the coding sequence GTGACCGACGTCGTCGTGACCGACCAGACGTTCGGCGGGGTCGAGCGCGAGCGAGCGCTTGTGGATCGGCTCGGCCTGACGTTCGCCGACTACCAGGTCAGGACGGCGGGGGAGGCCGCCGAGGTGCTGGCCCGCGCCCGCGTGGCGTTCGTCAACTTCGCGCCGATGACCGAGGACGTGCTGCGCGTGCTGGCGCCCGGCGCCGTCGTCATCCGGTACGGGATCGGATACGACAATGTCGACATCGAGGCTGCCCGCCGCCTCGGGGTCCGGGTCTGCAACGTGCCGGACTACGGCGCGGAGACTGTGGCCGACCACACGGTCTCGATGCTCCTGAGCCTGCTGCGCCGCCTGCCGGCCCTGGACACCGCGATGCGCGCTGGCAGCAGCGTCAACCCGAGCGTCGCGGGTGTGATCCGCGGATTCGACCAGACGGTCGTCGGCCTCGTCGGGACCGGGCGCATCGGCGCGGCCGTGGTCCGGCGATTGCTGCCCTTCGGGTTCCGCGTGGTCGCCTACGACCCATACGTTCCGGCCGATCGGATCGCCGACCTGGGGGCACACGCGGTCGGCCTGCCCGAGCTGTACTCGGTCAGCCACGCGGTGAGCCTGCACGTGCCGCTCAGCCCGGCCACGAAGCACCTGCTGGACGCCGGCGCGTTGGACGCCATGCGCGACGACGCCGTGCTGGTGAACACGGCCCGCGGCGGCCTGGTCGACCAGGCCGCACTGATCCATGCCCTGCAGCGGTCGGCGATCGCCGGAGCCGCGCTCGACGTCGTCGAGGTGGAGCCGCTTGAGGCGGACTCACCGCTGCGGAGCATGCGCAACGTCCTGCTCAGCCCGCACGCGGCCTTCTACTCCGAGAGCTCGCTCGCGGCTCTCCAGCGCCTGGCCACCGAGGAGGCGGAGCGCGCCCTGACCGGGGCCCCGCTCCGGTGCGAGGTCTCGTGA
- a CDS encoding CaiB/BaiF CoA-transferase family protein translates to MTDRKPALAGIRVLDLTQVMSGPFCTMMLADLGADVIKVENPTAGDQTRKSWGYSVVGEDSRAFLSLNRNKRSVTIDLKSPAGVEQFYDLVRTADVVIENFRPGVADRLGVGHESVLAANPRIVYASISGFGQTGPYAAYPGYDLIAQAMTGVMSVMGEPGGAPMKSAVPIADLGAGMFCAVGILAALTARARDGQGQYLETSLFEAGLAMSVWESTEYWATGESPEPLGSANRMSAPYQALATADGYLTVGANNEKLWRRLCDVLHVEHLVQDPRFADNNHRMSHRDELVVELEAALAGRSTDEWVADLLAGGVPAGPIRDYDFVLTKDPHVQARKMIVTIDHPIEGEIAVLASPLRLYGTPVEVRLAPPLLGQHTAEVLAEAGHAAPPSVA, encoded by the coding sequence GTGACAGACAGAAAGCCTGCCCTCGCCGGCATCCGGGTGCTCGATCTCACGCAGGTGATGTCCGGGCCGTTCTGCACCATGATGCTCGCCGACCTCGGTGCGGACGTGATCAAGGTCGAGAACCCGACGGCCGGCGACCAGACCCGCAAGTCCTGGGGCTACTCCGTGGTCGGCGAGGACAGTCGAGCGTTCCTGTCGTTGAACCGGAACAAGCGCAGCGTGACCATCGACCTCAAGTCGCCGGCCGGCGTCGAGCAGTTCTACGACCTGGTGCGAACCGCAGACGTCGTCATCGAGAACTTCCGCCCGGGGGTGGCCGACCGGCTCGGCGTGGGGCACGAGTCGGTCCTCGCCGCGAACCCCCGGATCGTGTACGCGAGCATCTCCGGTTTCGGTCAGACCGGGCCGTACGCCGCCTACCCCGGCTACGACCTCATCGCGCAGGCCATGACGGGCGTCATGAGCGTCATGGGCGAGCCGGGTGGCGCGCCGATGAAGTCGGCCGTCCCGATCGCGGACCTCGGCGCGGGGATGTTCTGCGCCGTCGGCATCCTCGCCGCGCTCACCGCGCGCGCCCGGGACGGGCAGGGCCAGTACCTCGAGACCTCCCTGTTCGAGGCGGGCCTGGCGATGAGCGTCTGGGAGTCGACGGAGTACTGGGCGACCGGCGAGAGCCCGGAGCCGCTGGGCTCCGCCAACCGGATGAGCGCGCCGTACCAGGCGCTGGCGACCGCGGACGGGTACCTCACGGTCGGCGCGAACAACGAGAAGCTGTGGCGCCGGCTGTGCGACGTCCTGCACGTCGAGCATCTCGTGCAGGACCCGCGATTCGCCGACAACAACCATCGGATGAGTCACCGCGACGAACTCGTCGTCGAGCTCGAGGCTGCCCTGGCAGGACGCTCCACCGACGAGTGGGTCGCCGACCTGCTGGCAGGCGGCGTGCCCGCCGGCCCGATCCGCGACTACGACTTCGTCCTGACCAAGGACCCGCACGTGCAGGCGCGCAAGATGATCGTCACGATCGACCACCCGATCGAGGGCGAGATCGCGGTGCTCGCGTCGCCGCTGCGCCTGTACGGGACGCCGGTGGAGGTGCGCCTGGCGCCGCCGCTTCTCGGTCAGCACACGGCGGAGGTGCTGGCGGAGGCCGGCCACGCGGCGCCGCCCTCGGTCGCATGA